A window of the Thermus thermamylovorans genome harbors these coding sequences:
- the purH gene encoding bifunctional phosphoribosylaminoimidazolecarboxamide formyltransferase/IMP cyclohydrolase, whose amino-acid sequence MWALLSVSDKRGLLPFAQGLLQVGFRLLATGGTYRALVEAGLPVTYISDFTGFPEVLEGRVKTLHPKVHAGLLARPDQEEELKALGLERIGVLAVNLYPFRETVAGGAGFHEALEQIDIGGPAMLRAAAKNHLAVLPVCDPEDYPRVLQALEEGPSPEFRRELARKAFAHTAAYDAAIAEWLSGEKFPPEKFLVLRRESPLRYGENPHQEAALYRVLGERGPLLEAEVLQGKAMSFNNYLDAEAAWNLVSEFQEPACVAIKHQNPSGVALGESVLEAYRKAYEADPVSIFGGIVAFNREVDGPTAEAMGEVFLEVVLAPGFTPEALAVFSRKKNLRLLEVLFPAQGAYLDLRRLRGGVLLQDADTEDPIAPKVVTQKAPSEEEWADLLFAWKVVKHVRSNAIVVTKGGQTLGIGVGQTNRYAAAKHALKTAKEKAQGAVLASDAFFPFDDVVRLAGEFGISAIIQPGGSVRDEDSIRAADELGLAMVFTGVRHFKH is encoded by the coding sequence GGGCGCTCCTTTCCGTTTCCGATAAGCGGGGGCTCTTGCCCTTTGCCCAGGGGCTTTTGCAGGTGGGCTTCCGGCTTCTCGCCACCGGGGGCACTTACCGGGCCCTGGTGGAAGCGGGGCTTCCCGTGACCTACATCTCCGACTTCACCGGTTTCCCCGAGGTGCTGGAGGGCCGGGTCAAGACCCTCCACCCCAAGGTGCATGCGGGGCTTCTCGCCCGGCCCGACCAGGAGGAGGAGCTCAAGGCCCTGGGCTTGGAGCGGATCGGGGTCCTGGCGGTCAACCTCTACCCCTTCCGAGAGACGGTGGCCGGGGGGGCGGGTTTCCACGAGGCCCTGGAGCAGATCGACATCGGGGGGCCGGCCATGCTCCGGGCGGCGGCCAAGAACCACCTGGCGGTCCTCCCCGTGTGCGACCCCGAGGACTACCCGCGGGTGCTTCAGGCCCTCGAGGAAGGCCCTTCCCCCGAGTTCCGCCGGGAGTTAGCCCGCAAGGCCTTCGCCCACACCGCGGCCTACGACGCGGCCATCGCCGAGTGGCTTTCTGGGGAAAAGTTCCCGCCGGAGAAGTTCTTGGTCCTCAGGCGGGAAAGCCCCTTGCGCTACGGGGAAAACCCGCACCAGGAAGCGGCGCTTTACCGGGTTTTGGGGGAAAGGGGGCCCCTCCTGGAGGCGGAGGTCCTCCAGGGTAAGGCCATGAGCTTCAACAACTACCTGGACGCCGAGGCCGCCTGGAACCTGGTTTCTGAGTTCCAGGAGCCCGCCTGCGTGGCCATCAAGCACCAGAACCCCTCTGGGGTGGCCTTGGGGGAAAGCGTTCTGGAGGCCTACCGCAAGGCCTACGAGGCGGACCCGGTTTCCATCTTTGGGGGCATCGTGGCCTTTAACCGGGAGGTGGACGGACCCACGGCGGAGGCCATGGGGGAGGTCTTCTTGGAGGTGGTCCTGGCCCCGGGCTTCACCCCTGAGGCCCTGGCGGTCTTTTCCCGCAAGAAGAACCTCCGGCTCCTCGAGGTGCTCTTCCCCGCCCAGGGAGCCTACCTGGACCTGCGCCGCCTCCGGGGCGGGGTGCTTCTCCAGGACGCCGACACCGAAGACCCCATAGCGCCCAAAGTGGTCACCCAGAAGGCTCCCAGCGAGGAGGAGTGGGCCGACCTCCTCTTCGCCTGGAAGGTGGTGAAGCACGTGCGCTCCAACGCCATCGTGGTGACCAAGGGAGGGCAGACCCTGGGCATCGGGGTGGGGCAGACCAACCGCTACGCCGCCGCCAAGCACGCCCTGAAGACCGCCAAGGAAAAGGCCCAGGGGGCGGTCCTGGCCTCGGACGCCTTCTTCCCCTTTGACGACGTGGTGCGCCTGGCGGGGGAGTTCGGCATCAGCGCCATCATCCAGCCCGGGGGAAGCGTGCGGGACGAGGATTCCATCCGGGCGGCGGACGAGCTGGGCCTGGCCATGGTGTTCACCGGGGTGCGGCACTTTAAGCACTAG
- a CDS encoding fatty acid desaturase, which translates to MQSVEPKDWIPLIKPYAKPHTLRSLRQVAETLLPLLLLFYLAHKALSVSLALTLLLDLVAALFLVRLFILQHDAGHGSFFPRKWANDLLGFFTGVLTLVPYHPWQLAHARHHATSGNLDKRGVGDIHTLTLEEYLRASPWERLKYRLYRNPFVMFLLGPIYVFMLSYRLPLGYGSEKPSVRNAVALTNLFLALLLAGIVAFFGVKTLLLVYLPIQYLAGMMGIFLFYVQHQFEDAYWEHDPRWEYLKAAMEGSTYLKLPKVLQWLTGNIGFHHIHHLAPKIPNYHLPKVQEEVDLVKVAPTVTLKDAFKIAFADMHLHDEESRKLVGFKEAHRRLRETQGKKAY; encoded by the coding sequence ATGCAGAGTGTAGAACCCAAGGACTGGATCCCCCTCATCAAGCCCTACGCCAAGCCCCACACCCTAAGAAGCCTGCGGCAGGTGGCCGAAACCCTCCTGCCCCTCCTCCTCCTCTTTTACCTGGCCCACAAGGCCCTCTCCGTGTCCCTGGCCCTGACCCTCCTTCTGGACCTCGTGGCCGCCCTTTTCTTGGTCCGCCTTTTCATCCTGCAGCACGACGCCGGACACGGCTCCTTCTTCCCCAGGAAGTGGGCCAACGACCTCCTGGGGTTCTTCACCGGGGTGCTCACCCTGGTGCCCTACCACCCCTGGCAGCTCGCCCACGCCCGCCACCACGCCACCAGCGGCAACCTGGACAAGCGGGGGGTGGGGGACATCCACACCCTGACCCTCGAGGAGTACCTGCGGGCCAGCCCCTGGGAAAGGCTCAAGTACCGCCTCTACCGCAACCCCTTCGTCATGTTCCTCCTGGGGCCCATCTACGTCTTCATGCTCTCCTACCGGCTTCCTCTGGGCTACGGCTCGGAAAAGCCCTCGGTGCGCAACGCCGTGGCCCTCACCAACCTCTTCCTGGCCCTTCTCTTGGCCGGGATCGTGGCCTTCTTCGGGGTCAAGACCCTCCTCCTCGTCTACCTCCCCATCCAGTACCTGGCGGGGATGATGGGCATCTTCCTCTTCTACGTGCAACACCAGTTTGAGGACGCCTACTGGGAGCACGACCCCCGCTGGGAGTACCTGAAAGCGGCCATGGAGGGCAGCACCTACCTGAAGCTTCCCAAGGTTCTACAGTGGCTTACCGGCAACATCGGCTTCCACCACATCCACCACCTGGCCCCCAAGATCCCCAACTACCACCTGCCCAAGGTGCAGGAGGAGGTGGACCTGGTCAAGGTGGCCCCCACGGTGACCCTAAAGGACGCCTTCAAGATCGCCTTCGCCGACATGCACCTCCACGACGAGGAAAGCCGAAAACTGGTGGGCTTTAAGGAGGCTCACCGGCGCCTGCGGGAAACCCAAGGCAAGAAGGCCTACTAA
- the dtd gene encoding D-aminoacyl-tRNA deacylase, whose product MRAVVQRVSEASVEVEGEVVGRIALGLLVLLGVGQGDTVEDALYLSRKIVALRIFPDEAGKMNLSLKEVGGEVLLVSQFTLYADTRKGNRPSFIQAAPPDLGKRLYEAAIEAFLQQGVHVETGVYGAHMRVHLVNDGPVTLVLDSGERLRPR is encoded by the coding sequence TTGCGGGCCGTGGTGCAGCGGGTCTCCGAGGCCTCCGTGGAGGTGGAGGGCGAGGTGGTGGGAAGGATCGCCCTGGGGCTTCTCGTCCTCCTGGGGGTAGGGCAGGGGGACACGGTGGAGGACGCCCTTTACCTGTCGCGCAAGATCGTGGCCCTGCGCATCTTCCCCGACGAGGCCGGAAAGATGAACCTGTCCCTCAAGGAGGTGGGCGGGGAGGTGCTCCTCGTGAGCCAGTTCACCCTCTACGCGGACACCCGCAAGGGGAACCGTCCCTCCTTCATCCAGGCGGCCCCGCCCGATCTGGGCAAGCGGCTTTACGAGGCGGCCATAGAGGCCTTTTTGCAGCAGGGCGTGCACGTGGAAACCGGGGTCTACGGGGCTCACATGCGGGTGCACCTGGTGAACGACGGCCCGGTGACCCTGGTCCTGGACTCCGGGGAACGCCTCAGACCCCGCTAG